A window of Solea senegalensis isolate Sse05_10M linkage group LG20, IFAPA_SoseM_1, whole genome shotgun sequence contains these coding sequences:
- the LOC122786126 gene encoding protein TMEPAI-like isoform X2, translating into MDISELELVQIIIILLVMTLVVVMIICLLSHYWLPALALISRFSHSQRDQATQTVLHSRLHSDLPPFMQQQQRRERQQQQLYRLQPTFPYLRQEIIDLPPVICLSDGEELLPYKGPCSLQLRDPEQQLELRRATVCAPPNRTVFDIDLVDIYAHRKSAPEPGGDDTGVKMEDPPPSYSEVMLDRSTRADGRSEHDGSLTDVHTDSTDSYS; encoded by the exons ctgAACTGGAGTTGGTtcagataataataatcctcCTGGTGATGACCCTCGTCGTAGTCATGATCATCTGTCTTCTCAGCCATTATTGGCTGCCGGCCTTGGCCTTGATCAGCAGGTTCAGCCACAGTCAGAGAGACCAGGCTACACAGACG GTGCTGCACAGCCGTCTCCACAGCGACCTGCCGCCcttcatgcagcagcagcagcggcgcgagcggcagcagcagcagctgtatcGCCTGCAGCCCACCTTTCCGTACCTGCGACAGGAAATCATCGACCTCCCTCCCGTCATCTGCCTGTCAGACGGCGAGGAGCTGCTCCCGTACAAAGGCCCCTGCAGTCTGCAGCTGCGTGACCCcgagcagcagctggagctgcGGCGAGCGACGGTGTGCGCTCCGCCAAACCGGACTGTGTTTGACATCGACCTCGTGGATATTTACGCGCACAGAAAGAGCGCGCCGGAACCCGGAGGTGACGACACCGGTGTGAAAATGGAGGATCCGCCGCCGTCCTACAGTGAGGTGATGTTGGACCGCTCCACACGTGCAGACGGCAGGTCAGAACATGACGGCTCACTGACGGACGTTCACACTGACAGCACTGACTCGTACAgctga
- the LOC122786126 gene encoding protein TMEPAI-like isoform X1: MFCLFLSVCVAELELVQIIIILLVMTLVVVMIICLLSHYWLPALALISRFSHSQRDQATQTVLHSRLHSDLPPFMQQQQRRERQQQQLYRLQPTFPYLRQEIIDLPPVICLSDGEELLPYKGPCSLQLRDPEQQLELRRATVCAPPNRTVFDIDLVDIYAHRKSAPEPGGDDTGVKMEDPPPSYSEVMLDRSTRADGRSEHDGSLTDVHTDSTDSYS, encoded by the exons ATGTTCtgcttgtttctctctgtgtgtgtagctgAACTGGAGTTGGTtcagataataataatcctcCTGGTGATGACCCTCGTCGTAGTCATGATCATCTGTCTTCTCAGCCATTATTGGCTGCCGGCCTTGGCCTTGATCAGCAGGTTCAGCCACAGTCAGAGAGACCAGGCTACACAGACG GTGCTGCACAGCCGTCTCCACAGCGACCTGCCGCCcttcatgcagcagcagcagcggcgcgagcggcagcagcagcagctgtatcGCCTGCAGCCCACCTTTCCGTACCTGCGACAGGAAATCATCGACCTCCCTCCCGTCATCTGCCTGTCAGACGGCGAGGAGCTGCTCCCGTACAAAGGCCCCTGCAGTCTGCAGCTGCGTGACCCcgagcagcagctggagctgcGGCGAGCGACGGTGTGCGCTCCGCCAAACCGGACTGTGTTTGACATCGACCTCGTGGATATTTACGCGCACAGAAAGAGCGCGCCGGAACCCGGAGGTGACGACACCGGTGTGAAAATGGAGGATCCGCCGCCGTCCTACAGTGAGGTGATGTTGGACCGCTCCACACGTGCAGACGGCAGGTCAGAACATGACGGCTCACTGACGGACGTTCACACTGACAGCACTGACTCGTACAgctga